The following are encoded together in the Periplaneta americana isolate PAMFEO1 chromosome 5, P.americana_PAMFEO1_priV1, whole genome shotgun sequence genome:
- the LOC138699910 gene encoding uncharacterized protein, with protein MAKLLVFLVLLVAVVCLTMALPAHKSYGPYGGHGSHGYGGYGSHGHGGHGGYGHGGYGHGGHGGYGHGGHGGYGHHGSHH; from the exons ATGGCTAAACttctg GTATTCCTTGTTCTGCTAGTAGCTGTAGTCTGTTTAACCATGGCTCTCCCGGCCCACAAGAGCTACGGACCATACGGCGGTCATGGAAGTCACGGCTATGGCGGTTATGGTTCACATGGCCATGGCGGTCATGGTGGATATGGCCATGGTGGATATGGTCATGGCGGTCACGGTGGATATGGTCATGGCGGTCATGGTGGATATGGACACCATGGTTCACATCACTAA